The Pyrus communis chromosome 12, drPyrComm1.1, whole genome shotgun sequence genomic sequence cttaTCTGTTTTATCTTGAGCCACCCTAAGGTATTGGATGCATAATGGTACGACATTGTCCATTCTCGAGGCgaaaagctccttgattgtacgattgtccgctgccatgacttgtacctcttcttcctcccttatCGTGggctcttcttcctcctcaaagtGAGAGGCCGAGCTAGAACTTGATGGGTTAAGTTCTGGCTCCTTCCTCGTCCTTCTCAAAGTGTGCTCAAAATAGTCGTCAAAGTCCTAGATGTTTGCAcaaataggttgagaactacgagtcataaactagtacatacaaataagaaaagaaacatGTTGAGAAGTCAATGATATCATTCCTGATATCTTGGCTTAGTTTTAGGAAACTATCTTGTAAAttgtttgtaatttatttgtgATTATCTGTAAACCCTAGAATGTAGGATATGTTACTTCTTCGGCAAGTACTCTCTTTGTATAAAGTCTCTTAGTAtcaattgaagaaattaatCTTCTGCAAAATATTCTTTGCACTTTTTACATGGTATCGAGAGCTAGGCTGAAAACCTAGTTCCTTCCGCTGCCTTTTGTTTCTCTGTTCTTTTCCGTCATTTGCCATGGCTACCGACGCTGTTTCTGGAAGCAATTCCGATGCAAAGGCTAATGTTTCCAACCCTTTTTTTATTCATCATTCTGATCATCCAGCCATGATGCTGGTTTTAAACCCCTTGAATGGGGATAATTATTCAACTTGGTCTCGTGCTATGAAGATCTCCTTAAGtgccaaaaacaaactttgttttgttgatgACACTGTCCTTCAATCTTCTGTCAAGACCAAGCCGGACGATCACGCTTCATGGCAGAGATGCAACGACATGATTGTAGCATGGATTATTAATTCCATTGACTCAGATATTGCTGACAGTATCCTTTATATGACTGATGCTCATGCAATTTAGGAAGAATTACGTGAGCGCTATTGCCAAAGTAATGCTCCTCGAATTTTTCAACTACAACGGGACATTGCTTCACTTACACAAGATCAACTCTCTATTGCTGCATATTATACGAAGATGAAAAGTTTATGGGATGAGTTGTCGTCCTACAGTGACTCCGTTTCTTGCACTTGTGGAGCACAGAATGAGAGGAACAAGTTGATGCAGTTTCTCATGGGACTTAACGACTTCTATAGTGCTGTTCGAGGGCAGCTTCTGTTGATGAATCCTCTTCCAACTGTTCGTCAAGCCTATGCATCGATTTCCCAGGAGGAGAAGCAAAGAAGCCTTGCTTTTTCCCCAGTTACTACAGGCACAGCAGCCATGGTTGTGCGTCACAGTGGTTTGAAATCTTTTAATCACAAACCCTTGCATTGTACTCATTGTGATCAAGACTACCATACCATTGATACCTGCTATGAACTTCATAGGTATCCACAAGGACACCGTTTGCATAAGGTTAAGCCACAGAAAGGGAACCATCGTCCTAAGACGGAGTGGGGTTCTTCCTCGGCAAATCATGTCTCGGAAAATGCAGCCACCAAAGAGGAGATGCAGTCCGTTATGTCTGGGCTCTCTGATGCCCAGTTTCAACAGATTCTTCAAATCATGAATAGTCAGGGTAGTGATGAACAGCCACAGGCCAATGCCAATGCCGCCAAGACAGGTTTGTCGAATCCCTCTTTGCATCTTCATCGATGGATAATCGATAGTGGTGCAACGGATCAAATCACTTCCTCACCAGAATTGTTAACTAATGGTGTTGAAAATAAGAAACTGTCACCTGTTTTGTTACCCAGTGGAGAGACAGCCCGCATACTTTCCACTGGTCACATTCCTTTGAGTTCTACTTTTAGATTGCAAGATGTGATATGTGTGCCTACCTTTAAAGTAGATTTGATGTCAGTAAGTCGTATTACGAGTGGATTGCATTGTTCAGtaactttctttccttcttggtgtgttatGCAGGACCTAACGACGAAGACGGTGATTGGTTTGGGTAAGTGAAGAGGCGGGTTGTACTACTTGGTGGCCTTGGCTCCTGCGCAATCTCAGCATCCTCAGCGATTCTGCAACCTTGTGCTTTCACCTACGGAGCTATGGCATTGGCGTTTGGGTCACTTGTCAGCCCCTCGTTTAGATTTCATGTCCAAACAATTGTTACATTTCCCTTTTGCATCTAATAATGCTTGTGATGTTTGCCCTTTAGCCAAGCAACATCGATTACCTTTTCCTGTTAGTTCTATTTCTTCTAATAAaccttttgttttgattcattgtGATATCTGTGGACCCTTTAAAGTTGCATCTACTTCTCGAGCAAAGTATTTTTTAACCATTGTAGACGATTATTCTCGCTTCACATGGATTTTCCTTATGCAACACAAAAATGAAACACAATCTATtctcaagattttttttttcatttgtcaaAACTCAATTTAACACTTctattcatcaaatccatgttGACAATGGTGGGGAATTTTTTTCTCTTCGTGACTTCTTTAAAGATCATGGAGTGATTTACCAACATTCTTGCGTTTATACGCCTCAACAAAATGAGGTCGTAGAACGCAAGCATCGCCATATACTTGAAACCGCTCGTGCCTTGCATTTTCAGGCTAATCTTCCCCTCCATTTTTGGGGTGAATGTGTGCTCACAGCCGTTCATCTCCTTAACCGTCTTCGCACACCCATTCTTTCCAAGAAAACGCCTTTTGAACGTTTATATTCTACACCTCCTACTTTTTCACACCTTAGAGTCTTTGGTTGCCTTGCTTTTGCCACTGATGTTAATGTGAATCACAAATTTTCTCCTCGTGCCCACAAATGCATTTTTATAGGATATCCTATTGGTTAGAAAGCCTACAAGTTATATAACCTCAACACTCACCAAATCTTTACTAGTCGTGATGTTGTCTTCCATGAAAACATCTTTCCTTATCAAACCTTGCCTTCTTCTTCCCCTCAACCTGTGTCTTCACCTGTCCCACTTATTTCACCTCACTTACCTGATCCCGTGTCACCCCCCGACCCTATGATTCCACTTGAGTCGTCCCCTTCCGCTGATGCCA encodes the following:
- the LOC137710008 gene encoding uncharacterized protein, with translation MATDAVSGSNSDAKANVSNPFFIHHSDHPAMMLVLNPLNGDNYSTWSRAMKISLSAKNKLCFVDDTVLQSSVKTKPDDHASWQRCNDMIVAWIINSIDSDIADSILYMTDAHAI